Proteins from one Lepidochelys kempii isolate rLepKem1 chromosome 6, rLepKem1.hap2, whole genome shotgun sequence genomic window:
- the LOC140912481 gene encoding olfactory receptor 5G9-like, translating to MEEGNHSEVTEFILSGLTDRLELQVPLFVVFLLIYGITLVGNGGMILLITIDPRLHTPMYLFLRNLSFCDLCISLIISPKMLLDFLAERKNISFTACTVQMHLSIIFGDIQCLLLAVMAYDRYVAICNPLLYVVTMSRHLCKQLVIGVYTVGVVDSMIYMSCTFQLSFCSSNIINHFFCDVLPLLALSCSDSRINEIVMFAFMSCITGSSFVTVLVSYVYIISTILQVRSVEGQRKAFSTCSFHLTSVVLCFGTLLFMYLRPTSSYSMDRDKIVSVFYPLVIPMLNPLIYSLRNTEVKDALRKALNKLLTNSSIC from the coding sequence atggaagagggaAATCACTCGGAGGTGACTGAGTTCATTCTCTCAGGACTGACAGATCGTCTGGAGCTGCAGGTCCCCCTCTTTGTGGTATTCCTACTGATCTATGGTATCAccctggtggggaatggggggatgatCTTGTTAATCACAATTGATCCCCGactccacacccccatgtaccttttcctcaggaatttgtctttctgtgacctctgcatTTCCTTGATAATTTCCCCTAAGATGCTTCTGGATTTCTTAGCTGAGAGGAAAAACATTTCTTTCACTGCCTGCACTGTGCAAATGCATCTCTCTATCATTTTTGGAGACATTCAGTGCCTCTTGCTGGCTGTGATGGCATATGAccgttatgtggccatctgtaaccCACTGCTCTATGTGGTCACCATGTCCAGGCACCTTTGTAAACAGCTAGTGATTGGGGTGTACACTGTGGGAGTGGTGGATTCAATGATATACATGAGTTGTACatttcagctgtcattctgcagctccaacatcATCAATCATTTCTTCTGTGATGTCCTTCCACTGTTGGCGCTCTCCTGTTCCGACTCCCGCATCAATGAGATTGTGATGTttgctttcatgagctgcattaCAGGAAGCAGCTTTGTGACTGTCCTAGTCTCCTATGTCTATatcatctccaccatcctgcagGTTCGCTCTGTCGAGGGCCAgcgcaaagccttctccacctgctcttTCCACTTAACCTCCGTGGTCCTGTGTTTTGGTACCCTCCTCTTCATGTATTTACGTCCCACCTCCAGCTATTCCATGGACAGAGACAAAATAGTCTCAGTGTTTTACCCGCTGGTCATCCCCATgttgaaccccctcatctacagcctgaggaacacaGAAGTGAAGGATGCCCTGAGGAAAGCACTGAATAAACTCCTAACCAATTCTTCTATCTGTTAA